In a genomic window of Gossypium arboreum isolate Shixiya-1 chromosome 7, ASM2569848v2, whole genome shotgun sequence:
- the LOC108479139 gene encoding AAA-ATPase ASD, mitochondrial-like, translating to MDDFLSNLSSAMATFTFFYSTATFVFIYAMFRDHFPQHLQDDIQKYGRKLVNFAYPYSQITFDEFTGEYMRRSEAFTAIENYLSDKSVVSAKRLKADAVKDGQSLVLSMDYHEEVADEFNGIKVWWSSNRTTPRSLQFSLFPAVDEKRYYKLTFHNRHKQIITESYLAWVMNEGKAIKQNNRLRKLYTNNPSKDWNGFNPKWSYVAFEHPASFDTLAMDANKKQEIINDINKFKMGRDYYQSIGKAWKRGYLLYGPPGTGKSTMIAAMANHLEYDVYDLELTAIKDNTELRRLLIDTSGKSILVIEDIDCSLELMGERESKKRKIKEDSDMDPISKKVKKEMEETTDSKVTLSGVLNCVDGLWSSCGGERIIIFTTNYIENLDPALIRRGRMDLLIEMPFCCFEAFKVLAKNYLKINSHILFEQIGELLGKTNMTPAEVAENLIPKFEGENVELRLNRLIEALKATKNGGACRPNQKRKRRNSNLINKKKK from the coding sequence ATGGATGATTTCTTATCTAACCTTAGCTCAGCCATGGCAACATTTACTTTCTTTTATTCCACGGCAACTTTTGtgttcatttatgccatgttcCGTGACCACTTCCCTCAACACCTACAAGATGATATCCAGAAATATGGCAGAAAACTAGTGAATTTTGCTTATCCTTATTCCCAAATCACCTTCGATGAATTCACCGGAGAGTATATGCGGCGTAGCGAAGCCTTCACAGCCATTGAGAACTATCTCAGTGACAAATCCGTTGTATCTGCTAAGAGGCTTAAGGCTGATGCTGTCAAAGATGGTCAGTCTTTGGTGCTTAGCATGGATTACCATGAAGAAGTTGCTGATGAGTTCAATGGGATCAAAGTTTGGTGGAGTTCAAACAGGACTACCCCAAGATCGTTGCAGTTCTCGTTGTTTCCGGCCGTCGATGAGAAACGGTATTACAAGTTGACATTCCACAATCGCCACAAGCAAATCATTACCGAGTCTTATCTAGCTTGGGTGATGAATGAAGGGAAAGCAATCAAGCAAAACAACCGGCTGCGTAAGCTTTACACCAACAATCCAAGCAAGGATTGGAATGGATTCAATCCAAAATGGAGCTATGTTGCTTTTGAACATCCTGCATCATTTGATACTTTGGCAATGGATGCCAACAAGAAACAAGAAATCATCAATGATATCAATAAGTTCAAAATGGGGAGGGATTATTATCAAAGCATTGGAAAAGCTTGGAAACGAGGTTATTTGCTTTATGGTCCACCAGGCACTGGTAAATCAACCATGATTGCTGCTATGGCTAATCATTTGGAGTACGATGTTTATGATCTAGAACTTACTGCAATCAAAGATAACACGGAGTTGAGGAGGCTTTTGATCGATACGTCGGGTAAATCGATCTTAGTAATCGAGGATATTGACTGCTCTCTCGAACTTATGGGTGAAAGAGAGAGCAAGAAGAGGAAGATCAAGGAAGATTCAGACATGGATCCAATCAGTAAGAAGGTTAAAAAGGAAATGGAAGAGACAACAGATAGTAAAGTTACTTTATCGGGTGTTTTGAATTGTGTTGATGGACTTTGGTCATCATGTGGGGGTGAAAGAATCATTATTTTCACCACAAATTACATTGAAAACCTTGATCCAGCTCTAATCAGGAGAGGAAGAATGGACCTACTCATAGAAATGCCATTTTGTTGCTTTGAAGCATTCAAGGTGTTAGCAAAgaattatttaaaaatcaattcTCATATACTCTTTGAACAAATTGGTGAACTGTTGGGTAAAACCAATATGACACCTGCAGAGGTTGCAGAGAATTTGATTCCCAAGTTTGAAGGCGAGAACGTCGAACTGCGTTTAAACCGACTAATCGAAGCTCTCAAGGCTACTAAAAATGGAGGAGCATGTAGGCCAAAccaaaagagaaagagaagaaacaGCAATCTAATAaacaagaagaagaaatga
- the LOC108479140 gene encoding AAA-ATPase At3g28580-like — protein sequence MMMLKGELWSNLGSTMAAIMFVYAMFRQYFPPQLQDYIFQYGKKLSNFMYPYIHITFDEFTGEKIKKSEAFSAIQNYLSDKSSANAKRLKADVVKDSQSLVLSMDYNEEITDEFNGVKLWWSANRTTTKTQQFSFYPAADEKRFYTLKFHNRHREVITGTYLSHVLKQGKAIAANNRQRKLYSNGAGQGNRSSTTWTHVAFEHPATFDTLAMDEKKIREIKKDLVTFSNGKEYYAKIGKAWKRGYLLYGPPGTGKSTMVAAMANFLNYDVYDLELTTVKNNVELRRLLIETSNKSIIVIEDIDCSLDLTGQREEKKKKKKDDKNEGGDPIGAMSKNEERKESEVTLSGLLNFIDGIWSACGGERIIVFTTNHVEKLDPALIRRGRMDKHIEMSYCRFEAFKVLAKNYLDIDSHPLFEEIGNLLEETDMTPADVAENLMLTSDDDEEGETCLKNLIEALKAAKGEAKKKAEDYHARLEAEKEEKEKEQTVEDNVRRDPISAKQVKDNEIIL from the coding sequence atgatgatgctgaaggGAGAACTGTGGTCTAATCTAGGCTCAACAATGGCGGCCATTATGTTCGTGTATGCCATGTTCCGACAGTATTTCCCTCCACAACTTCAGGACTATAtctttcaatatggtaaaaagtTGTCGAATTTCATGTATCCTTACATTCATATAACCTTCGATGAATTCACGGGCGAAAAGATTAAGAAAAGTGAAGCCTTCTCAGCAATTCAGAACTATCTCAGTGACAAATCTTCTGCAAACGCTAAACGACTTAAGGCTGATGTTGTTAAAGATAGTCAGTCTTTAGTTCTTAGCATGGATTATAACGAAGAAATCACTGATGAGTTCAATGGAGTCAAGCTTTGGTGGTCTGCTAATCGAACTACTACCAAAACACAACAGTTTTCATTTTATCCGGCCGCCGATGAGAAGAGGTTTTACACTCTCAAGTTCCATAATCGTCACCGGGAAGTCATCACCGGAACTTATCTTAGCCATGTATTGAAACAAGGGAAGGCTATCGCTGCAAATAACCGGCAGCGGAAGCTCTACTCGAACGGTGCAGGCCAAGGCAACCGAAGTAGTACTACATGGACACATGTGGCTTTTGAGCATCCTGCAACATTTGATACATTAGCAATGGATGAAAAGAAGATAAGGGAGATCAAGAAAGATCTAGTGACGTTCAGTAATGGGAAAGAGTATTATGCTAAGATTGGGAAAGCTTGGAAACGTGGTTATCTACTTTATGGTCCCCCAGGAACTGGCAAATCCACCATGGTTGCTGCCATGGCTAACTTTTTGAACTATGATGTGTATGATCTTGAGCTTACAACAGTTAAGAACAATGTGGAATTGAGAAGGCTTTTGATTGAGACATCAAACAAGTCTATCATAGTGATAGAGGACATTGATTGTTCTCTTGATCTTACAGGCCAAagggaagaaaagaagaagaagaagaaagatgataaGAATGAAGGGGGCGATCCAATTGGTGCAATGTCGAAAAATGAGGAGAGAAAAGAGAGTGAAGTAACATTATCAGGGCTGTTGAACTTCATTGATGGAATTTGGTCAGCTTGTGGGGGTGAAAGAATCATTGTTTTCACCACCAACCATGTTGAGAAGCTTGATCCAGCTTTAATCAGGAGAGGGAGAATGGATAAACACATTGAAATGTCATATTGTAGGTTCGAAGCATTCAAGGTGTTAGCAAAGAACTATTTGGACATTGATTCTCATCCACTTTTCGAAGAAATTGGCAATTTGTTGGAAGAAACAGATATGACACCTGCTGATGTTGCTGAGAACTTGATGTTGACATCTGATGATGATGAAGAAGGTGAAACTTGTTTGAAGAATTTGATTGAAGCACTTAAGGCTGCTAAAGGGGAAGCAAAAAAGAAAGCTGAGGATTATCATGCTCGTTTAGAGGcagagaaagaagaaaaggaaaaggaacAAACTGTTGAAGATAATGTTAGACGAGATCCAATTTCAGCCAAACAGGTGAAAGACAATGAAATCATCTTGTAA
- the LOC108479144 gene encoding AAA-ATPase At3g28610-like, which translates to MMIGESWAQIGSTIAGLMFTLATLQQFFPHQLRLSLQQFVLASLQQFSLVQKLCDKLVNLFSPYIHITFPEYSGYWSNQAFDAIETYVGALSTTKASLLKGSLVQNSKALVLTRDDRKVCDEFNAVQVWWVLEPSPTNSSEDKYFQLIFHRQHRDLITGSYLDHVLEQGKAIQAKNKQRRLYTNNPSENWSSYKKNLWSDIAFESPATFQTIAMDPNKKEEIINDLVSFSKGKEYYMKLGKPWKRGYLLYGPPGTGKSTMIAAMANFLNYDIYDLELTTVKNNTELRKLLTETSSKSIIVIEDIDCSLDVTGERKKGGPKSNEKETEPENEKTSKVTLSGILNFIDGTWSACGTGRIFVFTTNHIHKLDPALIRRGRMDMHIELSYCSFEAFKILAKNYLDVDSHDLLEKIGILLKETEMTPADVAENLMPKREKKDPDACLNSLIQALEDAKEKAKLKAEKEKNIKINKGKNMKFYAKRLLF; encoded by the coding sequence ATGATGATTGGAGAATCATGGGCTCAAATTGGTTCAACCATTGCTGGTTTGATGTTTACTTTAGCTACTTTACAACAATTCTTTCCTCACCAACTTAGACTTTCTTTACAACAATTTGTTTTAGCCTCACTTCAACAATTCTCTTTGGTCCAAAAATTATGTGATAAATTGGTTAACCTTTTCTCACCCTATATTCACATCACATTCCCTGAATACTCTGGTTATTGGAGTAATCAAGCCTTTGACGCCATTGAAACATATGTTGGAGCTTTATCAACCACTAAAGCTTCATTGCTCAAAGGTAGTCTTGTACAAAACAGCAAAGCCCTTGTTCTTACAAGGGATGACAGAAAAGTGTGTGATGAATTTAATGCAGTTCAAGTTTGGTGGGTTTTGGAACCTTCTCCAACAAATTCTTCTGAGGACAAGTATTTTCAACTCATCTTCCATAGACAACACCGTGATTTGATTACTGGGTCATATTTGGATCATGTTCTTGAACAAGGGAAAGCAATTCAAGCGAAGAATAAGCAGAGAAGGCTTTATACAAACAATCCTAGTGAGAATTGGAGTTCTTACAAGAAGAACTTGTGGAGTGACATTGCCTTTGAGAGCCCTGCAACTTTTCAAACAATAGCAATGGATCCCAACAAAAAAGAAGAAATCATCAATGATTTGGTGAGTTTTAGTAAAGGAAAAGAGTATTATATGAAGCTTGGGAAGCCATGGAAAAGAGGGTATCTCCTTTATGGCCCACCTGGAACCGGTAAGTCCACTATGATTGCTGCCATGGCTAACTTTTTGAACTATGATATCTATGATCTTGAGCTAACTACTGTCAAAAACAACACTGAACTTAGAAAACTGTTGACTGAAACATCAAGTAAGTCAATAATTGTGATTGAAGACATTGATTGTTCTTTAGATGTAACTGGTGAAAGGAAGAAAGGCGGGCCAAAATCCAATGAAAAAGAGACAGAACCTGAAAATGAAAAAACCAGTAAAGTAACACTTTCAGGGATATTGAATTTCATTGATGGGACTTGGTCAGCATGTGGAACTGGGAGGATCTTTGTATTCACTACAAACCATATACACAAACTCGATCCGGCTTTAATCCGACGAGGGCGGATGGATATGCACATTGAGCTTTCATATTGTAGCTTTGAAGCATTTAAGATATTAGCCAAGAACTATTTGGATGTTGATTCACATGATTTGCTTGAAAAGATTGGGATTTTGTTGAAGGAAACAGAGATGACTCCAGCTGATGTTGCAGAGAATTTGATGCCAAAACGTGAGAAGAAAGATCCAGATGCTTGTTTAAACAGCCTGATTCAAGCTCTTGAAGATGCTAAAGAAAAGGCTAAGTTGAAAgctgaaaaggaaaaaaatatcaaaatcaacAAAGGaaaaaacatgaaattttatGCTAAAAGATTGTTGTTCTAG
- the LOC108479149 gene encoding uncharacterized protein LOC108479149 has product MEFVLLLCLLSSLVFTPAYSNDWLSHGGNLLNRRFAEKETKISPETVSKLRLKWKFEAGRDITATPSVFKGRVYFPSWDGYLYAVKQSDGSLIWKQNLQQLTGINSTRVIFNVNVTASRTTPTIADDLLIIGISGPAFVVAVKQSNGELVWSTQLDDHPTAVITMSGTYYNGNFYVGTSSQEEEVSIEQCCTFRGSLVKLNAKTGKILWQTFMLPDNFGNRGEYAGAAIWGSSPPIDVTRNLVYTATGNLYSAPQNITDCQERQNNQTQVAPTHSDACVEPDNHSDSFLALDLDTGNIKWFHQLGGYDVWFFACNNLSVPDCPPGPNPDADFGEAPMMLTIYVNGTTKDIVAAVQKSGFVWALDRDDGSIIWSTEAGPGGLTGGGTWGAATDEKKVYTNIANSDGKNFTLKPSTRNTTGGGWVAMDATNGQVLWSTADPTNGIVSAPVTVANGVVFGGSTYKEGPVYAMDGKSGEILWTYNTGATVFGGMSVSDGCIYVGHGYRVSFGIFNPNYTAGNTLFAFCIS; this is encoded by the exons ATGGAGTTTGTTCTCTTACTATGCCTTCTTTCTTCACTGGTTTTTACACCAGCATATTCAAAT GACTGGTTAAGCCATGGTGGGAACCTACTGAACAGGAGATTTGCGGAGAAAGAAACCAAAATAAGCCCCGAAACAGTATCGAAGCTGAGATTGAAATGGAAATTCGAAGCAGGAAGGGACATAACAGCAACACCATCGGTTTTTAAAGGAAGAGTTTATTTCCCAAGTTGGGATGGTTATCTTTATGCTGTGAAACAATCCGATGGCTCTCTTATTTGGAAACAAAATTTACAACAGTTGACCGGCATTAATTCAACAAGAGTTATTTTCAATGTTAATGTCACAGCTTCAAGAACAACACCCACAATTGCTGATGATTTGTTGATCATTGGGATCAGTGGACCAGCTTTTGTTGTTGCAGTGAAGCAATCCAATGGGGAGCTTGTTTGGTCTACCCAGCTCGATGACCATCCAACTGCTGTTATCACCATGTCTGGAACTTATTATAATGG GAACTTCTACGTGGGCACATCTTCACAAGAAGAAGAGGTAAGCATTGAGCAATGTTGCACCTTTCGAGGAAGCTTGGTCAAACTAAACGCAAAAACTGGAAAAATCTTGTGGCAAACCTTCATGTTACCCGACAATTTCGGCAATCGAGGCGAATATGCCGGCGCTGCCATCTGGGGCAGCAGCCCGCCGATCGACGTCACGAGGAACCTCGTCTACACTGCCACTGGAAACCTCTATTCCGCGCCCCAAAACATAACTGATTGCCAAGAGAGACAAAACAACCAAACCCAAGTTGCTCCTACTCATTCCGATGCGTGTGTGGAGCCTGATAACCACTCAGATTCGTTCCTGGCCCTTGATTTGGACACTGGAAACATCAAGTGGTTCCATCAACTTGGGGGCTATGATGTTTGGTTTTTCGCATGTAATAATCTTTCAGTTCCTGATTGTCCTCCTGGACCAAACCCTGATGCTGATTTTGGTGAAGCACCCATGATGCTCACCATATACGTCAATGGAACTACAAAAGACATTGTTGCTGCAGTTCAAAAAAGTGGTTTTGTGTGGGCTTTGGATCGTGATGATGGCAGTATTATATGGTCTACT GAAGCTGGACCTGGTGGTCTCACAGGAGGCGGAACATGGGGGGCGGCCACCGATGAAAAGAAGGTCTACACCAACATAGCCAACTCCGACGGTAAAAACTTCACTTTGAAACCATCAACAAGGAACACGACTGGCGGTGGATGGGTGGCAATGGATGCCACTAATGGCCAAGTCCTTTGGTCAACAGCCGACCCTACTAATGGTATTGTAAGTGCACCGGTGACTGTAGCAAATGGAGTGGTATTTGGTGGTTCGACATACAAAGAAGGACCAGTGTATGCAATGGATGGTAAGAGTGGGGAAATTTTATGGACATATAACACAGGGGCCACTGTTTTTGGTGGTATGTCAGTTAGCGATGGGTGTATTTATGTAGGGCATGGATATAGAGTTAGTTTTGGTATCTTCAATCCAAACTACACTGCTGGAAATACACTCTTCGCTTTTTGCATATCTTGA